A section of the Methanocellales archaeon genome encodes:
- a CDS encoding ABC transporter permease, which translates to MIHKKAFSFIIRDFVLQTSYKFELFLRLFFMLFSILTFYFIAKLIGGTGLQYLEPYGGDYFSFVLIGIAFSGYLTTALRGFSESIRGEQMMGTLEAMLVTPTNTSTIITLSSLWSFIFTSLRVLIYLLIGAFLLGVDMSNANLFAAMLILILTIICFSSIGIISASFIMILKRGDPINMLFMSTSELFGGVLFPITVLPEWLQTVSHLLPITYSLSGMRHALLQGYSLRALAPDIIALAVFTVVLVPLGLLAFTYAVKKAKVDGTLVQY; encoded by the coding sequence TTGATACACAAAAAAGCATTTTCTTTTATAATAAGAGACTTTGTACTTCAAACGAGTTATAAATTCGAGCTCTTCTTGCGACTGTTCTTCATGCTTTTTTCGATTTTGACCTTCTATTTTATTGCCAAACTAATAGGAGGTACGGGATTGCAATATCTTGAGCCATACGGTGGAGATTATTTCTCCTTCGTGCTGATAGGCATAGCCTTTTCAGGATATCTAACGACGGCGCTGAGGGGTTTTTCAGAAAGTATTAGAGGTGAGCAGATGATGGGCACATTAGAAGCAATGCTTGTAACCCCAACTAATACCTCAACAATAATAACTTTATCTTCTCTCTGGAGTTTTATCTTCACTTCTCTTAGAGTTCTGATATATCTTTTGATTGGTGCCTTCTTGCTGGGTGTGGACATGAGTAATGCAAATCTGTTTGCTGCTATGCTTATTCTCATTCTGACAATAATATGCTTCAGCAGCATTGGCATAATCTCTGCAAGTTTCATTATGATACTCAAACGAGGTGATCCGATAAACATGTTATTTATGAGCACATCCGAACTCTTTGGCGGCGTGCTTTTTCCGATTACAGTTTTACCAGAGTGGCTGCAAACTGTCTCGCATCTTTTGCCAATTACATATTCGCTAAGCGGGATGAGACATGCGCTTCTACAAGGATACTCGCTGCGTGCTCTTGCTCCTGATATAATCGCGTTGGCAGTATTCACAGTTGTGCTGGTGCCGCTGGGTTTACTGGCATTTACGTATGCGGTAAAAAAAGCGAAGGTGGATGGAACTCTCGTTCAGTATTAG
- a CDS encoding ATP-binding cassette domain-containing protein: MAKKVVEIKGLEYAYPDGIRALKGISLDIFEGESIALIGLNGAGKSTLLLHLNGILQSDIGTVEVLGMKVNGNIQEIRSKVGLVFQDPDDQLFMPTVFDDVAFGPINMGFSEEKVKEKVRMALELVNMSGCEARGPHHMSFGEKKRIAIATVLSMEPEILVLDEPTSNVDPNARKHLIELLNELDITKIMATHDIEMVSDTCDRAIVMSEGKIAANGAVREVLTNSELLESQGLEAPILVKLFRDVLHRENIPIRLNDVIEKPNMYKI; encoded by the coding sequence TTGGCGAAAAAAGTGGTTGAGATAAAAGGATTGGAATATGCGTATCCGGATGGCATTAGGGCGCTGAAGGGGATTAGCTTAGACATTTTTGAGGGAGAATCTATTGCACTAATAGGGCTTAATGGGGCTGGAAAGTCAACGCTGCTATTGCATTTGAACGGCATTCTTCAAAGCGATATAGGCACTGTCGAAGTTTTGGGGATGAAGGTGAATGGGAATATCCAGGAGATTAGGAGCAAAGTCGGCCTGGTCTTTCAAGACCCAGATGACCAACTTTTCATGCCAACTGTATTTGATGATGTTGCATTTGGGCCAATAAACATGGGTTTTTCTGAGGAGAAGGTAAAAGAAAAAGTCAGGATGGCGTTAGAACTGGTGAACATGTCAGGCTGTGAGGCAAGGGGCCCCCATCACATGAGTTTTGGTGAAAAGAAAAGAATTGCCATTGCCACTGTTTTGTCGATGGAGCCGGAAATACTGGTATTGGATGAGCCGACTAGTAACGTTGACCCAAATGCACGAAAGCATCTGATAGAACTTCTGAATGAACTCGACATAACCAAAATAATGGCAACCCATGACATAGAGATGGTCTCAGATACCTGTGACAGAGCTATCGTGATGTCCGAAGGAAAAATAGCTGCGAATGGGGCTGTAAGGGAGGTGTTAACCAACTCCGAACTCCTGGAATCGCAGGGATTGGAGGCCCCAATATTGGTTAAACTTTTCAGAGATGTTCTGCATAGGGAAAATATTCCCATAAGGCTGAATGATGTGATAGAAAAGCCAAATATGTATAAAATCTAA
- a CDS encoding AAA family ATPase gives MKVLICGKGGSGKSTISSLLAKSIAEKGFNILVIDSDESNYGLHCQLGMELPDDFMNFFGGKKELGKRMMELFKKGESISIFDKRWGISDLPREYIVEKNGIKLLAIGKIHEFREGCACPMGALAKSLLDNLDVTDKEVVIVDTDAGIEHFGRGVEQGCDVILAVVEPSYESLKLAKKIEEMAKGIGKMIYFVLNKVDEDSRDMMLKSLNRSKVNVAGIIPANKDLFKACLAGEEIKVDLREIEELTNKILEVRV, from the coding sequence ATGAAGGTACTGATATGCGGTAAAGGAGGTAGTGGAAAGAGCACAATATCGTCGTTGCTTGCGAAATCAATTGCAGAGAAGGGATTTAATATCCTTGTAATTGACAGCGACGAATCGAACTATGGATTGCATTGTCAATTAGGCATGGAACTACCGGATGACTTTATGAACTTCTTTGGCGGAAAGAAGGAGCTAGGCAAGAGGATGATGGAGCTCTTTAAAAAAGGAGAATCGATTAGTATCTTTGATAAAAGATGGGGGATCAGTGATCTACCACGGGAATACATAGTTGAAAAGAATGGAATAAAACTTCTTGCCATTGGAAAAATCCACGAGTTTAGAGAGGGCTGTGCTTGTCCAATGGGCGCTCTTGCAAAAAGTCTGCTCGACAATTTGGATGTAACAGATAAAGAGGTAGTAATCGTTGATACCGATGCTGGAATCGAGCATTTCGGCAGAGGAGTTGAACAGGGATGTGATGTCATCCTCGCAGTCGTTGAACCATCCTACGAATCGCTGAAACTCGCTAAAAAGATTGAAGAGATGGCAAAGGGCATCGGAAAGATGATCTATTTTGTTCTCAACAAGGTTGATGAAGATAGCAGGGATATGATGCTCAAGTCACTGAACAGGAGCAAAGTCAACGTTGCAGGGATTATCCCAGCGAACAAGGATTTGTTTAAGGCTTGTTTGGCTGGCGAAGAAATTAAGGTGGACCTAAGAGAGATTGAAGAGCTTACCAATAAGATTTTAGAAGTGAGAGTTTGA
- a CDS encoding iron ABC transporter permease: protein MATKIVRRRVTRKGKRSAVQEAYDKFIFKKTFFMVAISLLIILLIGIVITLGPLDISVVEVYCALLDRFYPDYFNVEKLTGQVIWNIRFPRIIGGIMAGFGFGICGCVMQAVLKNPLASPFTLGISAGSQFGIALAAVIGVSVFGGPYLLIGNAFVFALLCSGFIIALSAIKGATSETLILAGIAVNYFFSAMSQLFKYFATDEQLRLMTSWGMGDLAAFSWNKFPLILTVFVICIPLLMMKAWDLNIMTVGDETAKSIGVNANNIRMFIMVVSSLVVATIVCFTGTIGFIGLVAPHMARMVIGGDHRFLIPASGILGAFVLILADATAMNIIAPTIIPTGIMTSILGVPFFMYLILKGRRREFWA from the coding sequence ATGGCAACAAAAATAGTAAGACGCAGAGTAACGCGCAAAGGAAAAAGAAGCGCAGTGCAAGAAGCATACGACAAGTTTATTTTCAAAAAGACCTTTTTTATGGTCGCTATCTCACTCTTGATTATACTCTTAATTGGCATAGTCATAACGCTTGGACCGCTGGATATCTCAGTCGTGGAGGTATATTGTGCACTTCTTGATAGATTCTATCCCGATTATTTCAATGTAGAGAAGCTTACAGGACAGGTTATATGGAATATAAGATTCCCCCGCATCATAGGAGGCATCATGGCTGGCTTTGGTTTTGGCATATGTGGATGCGTGATGCAGGCGGTACTAAAGAATCCATTGGCAAGTCCTTTTACGCTTGGAATTTCTGCGGGTTCGCAATTTGGCATAGCTCTTGCGGCAGTTATCGGCGTTTCTGTCTTCGGAGGACCGTATCTTCTTATAGGAAACGCCTTCGTATTCGCTTTGCTATGTTCGGGTTTTATCATCGCACTGTCTGCCATTAAAGGAGCGACCTCCGAGACCCTGATACTTGCCGGGATTGCCGTGAACTATTTCTTCAGTGCGATGAGCCAATTGTTCAAGTATTTCGCCACAGACGAGCAACTACGACTGATGACAAGCTGGGGAATGGGTGATCTCGCCGCGTTCTCGTGGAACAAATTCCCGCTTATCCTTACCGTGTTTGTGATCTGCATTCCTCTTCTTATGATGAAGGCGTGGGACCTCAACATCATGACTGTTGGAGACGAGACCGCAAAGAGCATTGGTGTAAATGCCAACAACATCAGGATGTTCATCATGGTGGTCTCAAGTTTGGTAGTAGCAACTATTGTGTGTTTTACCGGAACCATTGGGTTCATAGGATTGGTCGCTCCGCATATGGCACGCATGGTTATCGGCGGTGATCACAGATTCCTGATTCCTGCATCGGGTATTCTCGGCGCATTTGTACTTATTTTGGCCGATGCCACAGCGATGAATATCATAGCGCCTACTATCATTCCCACAGGGATCATGACATCTATCCTCGGGGTTCCGTTCTTCATGTATCTGATACTGAAAGGAAGGAGGAGGGAGTTCTGGGCATGA
- a CDS encoding slipin family protein, whose amino-acid sequence MNISLLVGTFVAVAILVLAVKIVRQYERAVIFRFGKLLGEKGPGIFVIIPFVDRLVKVDLRVRELDVPRQTIISRDNVSLDVDAVIYYKVRDSCKAIVEVEDYEAATSLLAQTTLRDVLGQNELDTILSERDKLNQKVQEILDAATDPWGMQVVVVTMRDVALPENMLRAIARQAEAEREKRARIILAEAEFQASERMNEAAALYEKRPIALKLREFQTLTEIAKEKNLIVISTGAGAVAPGEIGATAGLTKAFTER is encoded by the coding sequence ATGAACATATCTTTGTTAGTGGGAACGTTTGTGGCGGTCGCTATCCTAGTGTTAGCAGTAAAAATTGTAAGGCAATACGAGCGGGCTGTAATCTTTCGATTTGGGAAATTGTTAGGCGAAAAAGGACCAGGAATATTTGTGATAATTCCTTTTGTAGACAGACTTGTGAAAGTTGACTTGCGGGTAAGGGAACTCGACGTGCCCAGGCAGACCATCATAAGTCGCGACAATGTTAGCCTTGATGTGGATGCCGTTATTTATTATAAGGTTAGGGATTCATGTAAAGCGATAGTGGAAGTGGAAGATTATGAGGCTGCAACTTCGCTCCTTGCCCAGACAACGCTCAGGGATGTTTTGGGTCAGAACGAGCTTGATACTATCCTTTCCGAGAGGGATAAACTCAATCAGAAAGTCCAGGAAATTCTGGACGCTGCAACAGACCCTTGGGGGATGCAGGTCGTTGTGGTCACCATGAGGGATGTGGCTTTACCTGAAAACATGCTCAGAGCCATTGCAAGGCAGGCAGAGGCAGAACGAGAGAAGAGAGCTAGAATAATCCTCGCCGAGGCTGAATTCCAAGCATCAGAGAGGATGAATGAAGCTGCAGCCTTATACGAGAAAAGACCCATTGCGTTGAAGCTAAGGGAATTCCAGACACTCACTGAGATAGCGAAGGAGAAGAATTTAATTGTCATCTCAACTGGCGCTGGAGCGGTAGCACCCGGAGAAATTGGTGCAACCGCTGGTTTAACCAAAGCTTTTACTGAACGATAG
- a CDS encoding ABC transporter ATP-binding protein, protein MMIKLQATDIVFSYDSSPVLKNVSFEIAPAKLVSIVGPNGSGKSTLIKCIDRILTPERGSILIDRNDVTKMKRMDVARNLAYVPQGSLRIFPNNVFDTVLMGRRPHLGWLSSEEDEEKVWEVLKLLGIEELGMNSFNELSGGQQQKVLIARALVQEAKVMLLDEPTSNLDIWHQLDVMHVIKSLVKKKVITALMAIHDLNIASKYSDRIIMMKRGTIVAAGDPSSVLTAENIASVYGVEAAVRTQSETPYVMPLRQIKMEKRRTHLVRERMYG, encoded by the coding sequence ATGATGATAAAGCTCCAAGCAACGGATATTGTGTTTAGCTACGATAGCTCGCCAGTCCTCAAAAACGTGAGTTTTGAGATAGCTCCAGCGAAACTTGTGAGTATCGTGGGTCCAAATGGTTCTGGCAAATCCACGCTTATCAAATGCATAGACAGGATATTGACACCTGAAAGAGGCAGCATTCTCATCGATAGAAATGATGTAACCAAGATGAAGCGGATGGATGTCGCCAGGAACCTGGCCTATGTGCCACAGGGTTCACTACGCATCTTTCCCAATAATGTCTTTGATACCGTTCTCATGGGTAGACGTCCACATCTCGGGTGGCTCAGTAGTGAGGAAGACGAGGAGAAGGTATGGGAAGTACTAAAATTACTTGGGATTGAGGAGCTTGGAATGAATAGCTTCAACGAACTCAGCGGTGGGCAACAACAGAAGGTACTCATCGCACGCGCACTTGTTCAGGAAGCTAAGGTTATGCTCTTAGATGAGCCCACCAGCAATCTCGATATATGGCATCAACTTGATGTAATGCATGTAATCAAAAGTCTTGTGAAGAAAAAGGTGATTACGGCTCTGATGGCAATTCATGATCTGAACATCGCATCGAAGTACTCGGATAGAATAATAATGATGAAAAGAGGCACAATTGTTGCTGCTGGTGATCCTTCTTCGGTATTAACCGCAGAGAACATAGCTTCGGTTTACGGCGTTGAAGCTGCTGTAAGAACACAATCCGAAACACCTTATGTCATGCCTTTAAGACAGATCAAGATGGAAAAAAGGAGGACTCATTTGGTTAGGGAGCGGATGTATGGCTGA
- the cbiQ gene encoding cobalt ECF transporter T component CbiQ, which yields MKHDFLDKYAELDSVIHRLDPRIKIISFFSFIFLVISTQPTKFLNFVLYFLLIFGVILVSKVPLRFVFKRSLVIIPFVLLIAIFIPFLKEGEIAGSYNFASLHLTVTYDGLIILFNVLSKSWLSVLSMLALASTTKFPELLKGFEKLGLPRVMVMILSFMYRYVFVLGDELMRMKCARDARSFGGNSKWHIKTIGNIIGMLFIRTYERGERVYIAMVSRGFSGKIKILDDLHVKRLDLCFMVFFLAFLTVIWAVL from the coding sequence ATGAAACACGACTTCCTAGACAAGTATGCTGAGCTTGATAGCGTAATACATCGCTTAGATCCACGTATAAAGATAATCTCCTTCTTTTCTTTCATATTCTTAGTGATATCCACCCAGCCAACCAAATTCTTAAATTTTGTGTTGTATTTCTTGTTGATATTTGGCGTCATTCTGGTCTCGAAAGTTCCGCTGAGGTTTGTATTTAAAAGATCACTGGTTATAATCCCATTTGTTTTGCTTATAGCGATTTTCATTCCATTCCTCAAGGAGGGGGAGATCGCAGGTTCATACAACTTTGCATCTCTGCATTTGACCGTAACTTATGATGGACTAATAATTCTGTTCAACGTGCTATCAAAATCATGGCTATCGGTATTAAGTATGCTCGCTCTTGCATCCACGACGAAGTTCCCAGAGCTCTTAAAGGGCTTTGAAAAGCTTGGTCTGCCAAGAGTGATGGTGATGATACTCTCCTTCATGTACCGCTACGTTTTCGTTCTGGGGGATGAGTTGATGCGGATGAAATGTGCTAGAGATGCGAGAAGTTTCGGTGGAAACAGCAAATGGCATATAAAAACGATCGGAAACATAATTGGAATGTTGTTCATCAGAACCTATGAAAGAGGTGAGCGAGTTTATATTGCGATGGTTTCAAGGGGCTTCAGTGGTAAGATAAAAATATTGGATGATCTGCACGTGAAAAGACTTGACCTCTGTTTCATGGTCTTCTTCCTTGCATTCCTCACGGTTATTTGGGCGGTGTTATAA
- a CDS encoding energy-coupling factor ABC transporter permease, with product MHIPDGFLSTPIWVSMWVIAILIVGYAVRRTNEKLGERHVPMMGVLAAFIFAAQMLNTPVAGGTSGHMLGGVLSAIFLGPFAATIVMSTVFAVQAIFFQDGGITALGANIINMGLIGTIVGYYMYRGIQKAVGGEKGILIGAGVAAWIALVLGAISCALMLWSSGVVPLGVALPAMAGIHMFIGLIEAGITVVVVGMVLKSRPDLLELQKI from the coding sequence TTGCACATACCAGACGGATTTTTAAGCACGCCGATATGGGTGTCTATGTGGGTCATAGCTATATTGATCGTTGGTTACGCTGTCAGGAGAACAAATGAAAAGCTCGGCGAAAGGCACGTGCCCATGATGGGCGTTCTGGCCGCATTCATATTTGCAGCGCAGATGCTGAACACGCCAGTTGCAGGTGGCACATCAGGACACATGCTCGGCGGCGTTCTATCAGCCATATTCCTTGGGCCTTTTGCTGCTACGATAGTCATGTCAACCGTTTTTGCCGTCCAAGCCATATTCTTTCAGGACGGAGGAATCACCGCCTTGGGAGCGAACATAATCAACATGGGATTGATAGGGACAATTGTGGGATATTACATGTATCGAGGAATACAAAAGGCAGTTGGGGGTGAAAAAGGGATTTTGATCGGTGCAGGGGTGGCTGCATGGATAGCTTTGGTGCTTGGAGCAATATCTTGTGCGCTAATGCTTTGGTCCTCTGGAGTTGTTCCTTTAGGAGTTGCATTGCCAGCGATGGCTGGTATACATATGTTTATCGGACTCATCGAGGCGGGCATCACGGTAGTAGTCGTGGGAATGGTGTTAAAGTCTAGGCCAGATTTACTGGAATTGCAAAAAATATAG
- a CDS encoding class I SAM-dependent methyltransferase: MTGIINWNELWRSIRAGHPRGRAHGEDPGSIWDKRAKQFNGFMMQNRERAEKQIANLKLKPEYTVLDVGAGTGRLAIPIAKRVKNVTAIDQSEGMLTCLQENIKKEATTNIVCINKRWEDIELGVDIEQHDVVIACRSLGMYDIQEAIAKMDAVSKKYVYIITHAGRWRGDGEEGKLWKAIYGEEHRAWEPPDYIFFCNLLHDMKIYANVDIRDIEFEQHYESLTDAVTKWKEMRDIPPEKEEVLREHLSKTLVEHDGKLCFKHRSKNATIWWQKNEHEE, translated from the coding sequence ATGACAGGAATAATAAATTGGAATGAGTTGTGGAGATCGATAAGGGCAGGTCATCCTCGGGGAAGGGCTCACGGAGAGGACCCCGGCAGCATATGGGATAAACGGGCAAAACAATTCAATGGATTCATGATGCAGAACCGCGAGCGTGCTGAAAAACAGATAGCAAACCTCAAATTGAAGCCAGAATACACGGTTCTGGACGTGGGTGCCGGCACCGGAAGACTTGCCATTCCCATCGCAAAGCGCGTAAAGAATGTGACTGCGATAGACCAATCCGAAGGCATGCTGACATGCTTACAGGAGAACATAAAAAAAGAGGCCACAACAAACATCGTGTGCATAAACAAAAGATGGGAAGACATCGAGCTGGGCGTGGATATAGAGCAACACGATGTCGTGATTGCTTGTCGCTCGCTTGGCATGTATGATATACAGGAAGCAATAGCAAAGATGGATGCTGTATCTAAAAAGTATGTTTATATCATTACACATGCTGGCAGATGGAGGGGCGACGGGGAAGAAGGCAAACTCTGGAAAGCGATTTATGGCGAAGAACATCGAGCATGGGAGCCGCCGGATTATATTTTCTTTTGCAACCTTCTGCACGACATGAAAATCTATGCGAATGTTGACATCAGAGACATAGAGTTTGAACAGCACTACGAGAGCCTGACTGATGCGGTGACCAAATGGAAAGAAATGCGTGATATACCACCAGAAAAGGAGGAGGTTTTGAGAGAGCATTTATCCAAAACCTTGGTAGAACATGATGGAAAGCTCTGCTTTAAGCATAGATCTAAAAACGCTACGATTTGGTGGCAGAAGAACGAGCATGAAGAGTAA
- a CDS encoding ABC transporter substrate-binding protein, giving the protein MRRMLSLVLVILLLSSAMPLAVTPAAAYEMKIPCDDGDNILTKEELVNAILPYMLDEGEHSLDEIGDAAWVYAYWGGEPKKIVDTAGREVTFCRPVERVITREPDTARSVIAVGAGDKLVASEQATKSCLCPTTFETFGEGCLDCYYTILDGRMPDLPETSTRYDIYYELMASLRPDVIFTSSITNAADFETKVGVPCVVAEGSGWVFDYKDGVYGQIEVVGKALDKEDDAQELIDFIESKVNMVRSVTETLNESEKPTVYFAPRGAGKGFYDPKEGRDFTRTEPKYPPLDIAGGINVAKDEPGATINVGIEQIITWNPEYIFISCSDPDAVDDIDNIRNAAFLQSISAIQNDTVYNCFYPHCRGQPPDRNLFNMMYMAKLLHPDEFKDLDLEKEGNEIFEAFLGVDGVFTDYADYLIWPREYLDTQ; this is encoded by the coding sequence ATGAGAAGGATGTTATCCCTTGTATTGGTAATATTGCTCCTTTCATCCGCGATGCCGCTGGCAGTCACGCCTGCGGCTGCATACGAAATGAAAATACCATGTGATGACGGGGATAATATATTAACAAAGGAGGAGCTTGTGAACGCAATCCTCCCATACATGCTTGATGAAGGAGAGCACTCATTAGATGAGATTGGAGATGCTGCGTGGGTATATGCGTACTGGGGCGGAGAGCCGAAAAAGATTGTAGATACTGCAGGGCGCGAAGTGACTTTTTGTAGACCAGTTGAACGGGTGATTACCAGAGAACCAGACACCGCCAGATCAGTCATTGCTGTTGGTGCAGGCGATAAACTCGTAGCATCAGAGCAGGCAACTAAGTCGTGTCTTTGCCCTACGACTTTCGAAACGTTTGGAGAAGGATGTCTGGATTGCTATTATACCATACTCGATGGAAGAATGCCTGACCTTCCCGAGACGAGCACGAGGTATGACATATATTACGAGCTGATGGCTTCGCTTCGTCCAGATGTGATCTTTACATCAAGTATTACAAATGCCGCAGACTTTGAAACCAAAGTAGGCGTCCCTTGTGTAGTTGCTGAGGGTAGCGGGTGGGTATTTGACTATAAAGACGGTGTATATGGGCAGATCGAAGTCGTGGGGAAGGCGTTAGATAAGGAGGATGATGCACAAGAGCTGATCGATTTCATTGAATCTAAAGTCAATATGGTGAGATCAGTTACAGAAACTTTAAATGAGAGCGAAAAGCCAACGGTGTACTTCGCACCCCGCGGCGCTGGCAAGGGTTTCTACGATCCAAAGGAAGGACGTGATTTCACACGCACCGAACCTAAATACCCGCCTTTGGACATAGCCGGTGGAATAAATGTAGCAAAAGATGAGCCAGGCGCCACAATCAATGTTGGAATAGAGCAGATCATCACATGGAATCCAGAGTATATTTTCATTTCTTGCAGCGATCCAGATGCTGTGGACGATATTGATAATATACGAAACGCCGCATTTTTACAATCAATATCCGCCATACAGAACGATACCGTCTACAATTGCTTTTATCCCCATTGCAGAGGCCAGCCTCCGGACAGAAACCTTTTTAACATGATGTATATGGCTAAATTGCTCCATCCAGATGAATTCAAGGATTTGGATTTGGAGAAAGAGGGTAACGAAATATTTGAGGCATTTCTTGGAGTTGACGGTGTCTTCACAGATTATGCCGATTATTTGATCTGGCCACGTGAATACTTAGATACGCAATAA
- a CDS encoding ABC transporter ATP-binding protein — MQKGFTEVLIHPFRKDEITAVEKVNITIGKGELFGILGPNGAGKTTLIKMLCTLILPTEGTAYVNGYNMVEESGKVRESTGFITTDERSFYWRLTGRQNLKFFASLHNFYSYDAQKRVDELLNLVGLENRADDRFLSYSAGMKQRMAIARGLLNDPKVVFMDEPTKGLDPGAAQNLRGFIKEHIVKEQGKTVFLSTHHLGEAEQLCQRIAIMDEGEIKVIGSPEELKSELEKPNPTLDDAFLYYTGKEFKKEGTPMHPYSERKRMMREGRRGMMHGGRIGGIRRF, encoded by the coding sequence TTGCAAAAAGGATTTACCGAGGTTCTCATACACCCCTTCAGAAAAGATGAGATAACAGCAGTAGAGAAGGTGAACATAACGATTGGAAAAGGGGAATTGTTTGGTATTCTCGGACCAAACGGAGCGGGCAAGACCACGCTCATAAAGATGCTATGCACACTAATTTTACCCACAGAAGGAACAGCATACGTAAACGGATATAACATGGTGGAAGAGAGTGGAAAGGTCAGGGAATCTACTGGTTTTATCACTACCGATGAACGAAGTTTTTACTGGAGACTTACCGGGCGGCAGAATCTGAAATTTTTCGCTTCTCTTCATAACTTTTATTCTTATGATGCACAAAAAAGGGTAGACGAACTATTGAATCTTGTTGGTTTAGAAAATAGAGCGGATGATAGGTTTTTAAGTTATTCCGCGGGAATGAAACAACGAATGGCTATTGCACGTGGGTTGCTGAACGACCCGAAAGTTGTGTTTATGGACGAGCCAACCAAGGGTTTGGACCCCGGCGCGGCGCAAAATTTAAGAGGATTTATTAAAGAGCATATTGTAAAGGAACAGGGAAAAACCGTTTTTCTATCGACACATCACCTTGGCGAGGCAGAGCAATTATGCCAAAGAATTGCAATTATGGATGAAGGCGAAATAAAGGTGATTGGAAGTCCAGAAGAACTGAAAAGTGAGTTGGAAAAACCCAATCCCACATTAGATGATGCGTTTTTATATTACACAGGCAAGGAGTTCAAAAAAGAGGGGACACCAATGCACCCTTACTCTGAACGTAAAAGGATGATGCGTGAAGGTAGAAGAGGGATGATGCATGGGGGAAGAATAGGGGGGATAAGAAGATTTTGA
- a CDS encoding PDGLE domain-containing protein: MMNMKWWHIGLIVALVLAGGVSLFASSSPDGLERVAIDHDFIELGEGHEVMHSPMPDYVMPGISNETLAASLAGLIGTLMMFGLVYGLGKVLKGSSEGSSEK, translated from the coding sequence ATGATGAATATGAAATGGTGGCATATTGGTCTTATCGTAGCGTTGGTTCTTGCTGGGGGAGTCTCTCTATTTGCTTCCTCGTCCCCGGATGGTTTGGAGAGAGTTGCAATAGACCATGACTTCATAGAACTGGGTGAAGGGCATGAAGTGATGCATTCACCGATGCCTGATTATGTCATGCCAGGCATAAGTAATGAAACCTTGGCAGCCTCGCTTGCAGGCTTGATAGGGACCCTGATGATGTTTGGACTCGTATATGGACTGGGAAAAGTGTTGAAGGGGAGTTCCGAGGGGAGTTCAGAGAAGTAA